The Victivallis sp. Marseille-Q1083 DNA window GGGGCTGGAGGAGCTGCTGCGCAATCTGGAGCGCCATCCGAACCACCGGTTCGTCGTATTTTTCGATGACATCGACCCGGCCGGCGTCAACTGGTATTTTTTCCGCACCCATATCGGCGGCAGTTTCACGCTGGCGCGCAACATCGCCATCGTCATCGCTTCCAACTATGAATTTCCGGTCAGCATCCTCAGCCGCGGCCGGGTCGTTTCCTTCCCGACCTTCGACGAAATTCAATGTCAGGAGATGATCGCCGATTTTCTGGCCGCCCGCGGCATGCGGCGCATCAACAACAACCTGGTGGCGGTCATCGCCGCCGACTACACCGAGGAGTTCGGCCAGAAGAAGTTCAGCGAACTGAGTCCGCGGACGCTGATGCACTATCTGGAAGTGTACGAGCGCGATATGACGAAGCGGCGGCGAATGCTGGAACTGTCGCAGCAGGAGTTGATCCAGCGTCCCGACGCGCAGCTTTTTTACGAGTTCAATATCAAGCTGCTGCGGACGCTTTACGGCGATGCTTACATCGAAAATCTGCTGAAAGAGAAATTGCGCAAACTGGAAGAGGGTTAACGGCACGCTCCGGCGTGCGTTTTCGGAGAAAAATCATGTGGTTATATCTGGCGAAAAGACTTCTGCTGGCCATCGGCACGCTGCTGGTGATTCTGGTGATCAGTTATGTCATGCTGCGGCTGGCGCCCGGCGATCCGACCAAAAGCAATTTGTTCGGCAGCGACGCCGGCGCCGGCACCGCCTCGGCGGAACGCAATGAATTCGTCCGCAACGATGCCCTGCGCAAGCAATTGCATCTCGACGAACCGATCTATATCGGATTTTATTACTGGTTCAAAGCGGTGCTGCTCCACGGCGATTTCGGCACTTCAGCCACCGTCGATCCCGGCCGGCCGGTCACCGATCTGATCCTGTCGCGGCTGCCGGTGACGCTGAAACTGAACTTCTTCGCCGTACTGATCACCTATCTCCTGGCCATTCCGCTCGGAATTTACGGTGCGGTCTACGCCGGAAGCTGGTTCGACCGCCTGACGACGATGGGGCTGTTTTTTCTCTATTCGCTGCCGGTCATCTGGGTCGGGCTGATGCTGCAGGCGGGGCTGTGCGAGGGCGGCTGGTGGCCGCTCTTTCCGCTGAAAGGCCTTTCGGTCGCGCAGCCGGACCGCCTGAATTCCTGGGAATTGTTGTGGGAAACGGCCAAATGTTACGTATTGCCGGTCAGTTGCCTGGCCTACGCCGGCTTCGCCGGGCTGTCCC harbors:
- a CDS encoding ABC transporter permease; translated protein: MWLYLAKRLLLAIGTLLVILVISYVMLRLAPGDPTKSNLFGSDAGAGTASAERNEFVRNDALRKQLHLDEPIYIGFYYWFKAVLLHGDFGTSATVDPGRPVTDLILSRLPVTLKLNFFAVLITYLLAIPLGIYGAVYAGSWFDRLTTMGLFFLYSLPVIWVGLMLQAGLCEGGWWPLFPLKGLSVAQPDRLNSWELLWETAKCYVLPVSCLAYAGFAGLSRYARNGMLEVIHQDYIRTARAKGLPESVVIFKHAFRNAVITLITLFSGLLPGLVAGSIIIEHIFSIPGMGSLSLLSLSSRDYPLQMALFAFAGVLTLGGILLSDLLYVAADPRISFNKR